The proteins below come from a single Thermopolyspora flexuosa genomic window:
- a CDS encoding DUF3592 domain-containing protein has translation MPEPYQTALIFGLSGLACVIAGTWIVVNARRFRRRAVRVPGRIVELSSFSGGGSSTLYRPVVAFTTLDGTPVEAKSVFASFPPVGFVGEAVYVLYDPADPGKVRVDRLSGRGGLHGVLFAAFGLIFVAVGVLIAVLGG, from the coding sequence GTGCCTGAGCCGTACCAGACCGCTCTCATCTTCGGCCTCTCCGGGCTCGCGTGCGTGATCGCCGGGACGTGGATCGTGGTCAACGCCCGGCGGTTCCGGCGCCGGGCGGTACGGGTGCCCGGCCGGATCGTGGAGTTGAGCAGTTTCTCGGGCGGCGGTTCCAGCACGCTGTACCGGCCGGTGGTCGCGTTCACCACGCTCGACGGGACGCCGGTCGAGGCGAAGTCGGTCTTCGCCTCCTTCCCGCCGGTGGGCTTCGTCGGCGAGGCGGTGTACGTGCTCTACGACCCGGCCGACCCCGGCAAGGTGCGCGTCGACCGGCTTTCGGGCAGGGGCGGCCTGCACGGCGTCCTCTTCGCGGCGTTCGGCCTGATCTTCGTGGCGGTCGGGGTCCTGATCGCCGTCCTCGGGGGTTAG
- a CDS encoding Ppx/GppA phosphatase family protein: protein MRLGVLDVGSNTVHMLVVDAHPGARPLAAYSHKSELRLAEHMADGERLSAEGERRLREAIEHGLRIAEDKGVEDLLAFATSALRDAANGPEVLARIAAGTGLEIPVLPGEAEARLTFLAVRRWFGWSSGRLLVVDIGGGSLELATGIDEDPDAAVSLPLGAGRLTRTHLTADPPPEEEVRRLRRYVRAELGRVAGGILRYGRPDHAVATSKTFRQLARITGAAPSAEGPYVKRVLRRDDLREWTARLARMPAAERAQLPGVSAARAPQLLAGAIVADAAMDLFELPELELCPWALREGVILRRLDTMTGAPANGAAVTIPLLV, encoded by the coding sequence ATGAGACTTGGCGTACTCGACGTGGGCTCCAACACGGTCCACATGCTCGTGGTCGACGCCCACCCGGGCGCCCGCCCGCTGGCGGCGTACTCCCACAAGTCCGAGCTGCGGCTCGCCGAGCACATGGCGGACGGCGAGCGGCTGTCGGCCGAGGGCGAGCGGCGGCTGCGCGAGGCGATCGAGCACGGGCTGCGCATCGCCGAGGACAAGGGCGTGGAGGACCTGCTCGCCTTCGCCACCTCGGCGCTGCGGGACGCCGCCAACGGGCCGGAGGTGCTCGCACGCATCGCCGCCGGCACCGGGCTGGAGATCCCGGTGCTGCCGGGGGAGGCCGAGGCGCGGCTCACCTTCCTCGCGGTGCGCCGCTGGTTCGGCTGGTCCTCCGGGCGGCTGCTCGTGGTGGACATCGGCGGCGGCTCGCTCGAGCTCGCCACCGGCATCGACGAGGACCCGGACGCCGCCGTCTCGCTGCCGCTCGGCGCCGGGCGGCTCACCCGCACCCACCTCACCGCCGACCCGCCGCCGGAGGAGGAGGTACGGCGGCTGCGGCGGTACGTCCGCGCCGAGCTCGGCCGGGTCGCGGGCGGCATCCTGCGGTACGGCCGGCCCGACCACGCGGTGGCCACCTCCAAGACGTTCCGCCAGCTCGCCCGGATCACCGGGGCCGCGCCCTCCGCCGAGGGGCCCTACGTCAAGCGGGTGCTGCGCCGGGACGACCTGCGCGAGTGGACCGCGCGGCTGGCGCGCATGCCCGCGGCCGAGCGCGCCCAGCTGCCCGGCGTGTCGGCGGCCCGCGCCCCGCAGCTGCTCGCCGGGGCGATCGTCGCGGACGCCGCCATGGACCTGTTCGAGCTGCCCGAGCTGGAGCTGTGCCCGTGGGCGCTCCGGGAGGGCGTGATCCTGCGCCGCCTCGACACCATGACCGGCGCGCCGGCGAACGGCGCCGCGGTCACGATTCCCCTGCTCGTCTGA